TTTCCATACAGTTCTTGAATCGTGGAACATCGACAGCTTTCATGTTTGCCTCACATTAGTGGAGTTCTCCATCACTGAAGTAATAAGCCAAGTCAACATACACACTTCTGAACTCTTCAGAAATTACAAAGAAGCAAGACAAATAACAGAGTAATTTTGCtacaattaaaatgcaaaagctAATAGAgaaatttctgttgtttttttccgATGGAATAAACAGGATCAATGGAGTTCAATTCCACACGAACACATCCTTTGATCCTATTCTCTTACTGGTCTCATACCCTTCTGTGCTACCTCTGCAAATTCCAAACTGCCACTTACTACTTTTTTCCAACTAGCTTACACCAGGCTTACACTTGGGAGTATTATTTACATCACACCTGCACTGcactcctcagcctcctccacACCTGCCTATGCACCACCAAGGGCTTCAACGCCAACTCTGCTTCTAAACCTCCTTCCTGTTGCTCCACTCTGTTCTACTGGTACCGTGTCATCCATCTCTTCCACAGCATGAAGAAACACTTAATAGCCTGCATTAAATAATAtgcaaatagaaataaaatttcacaaGGCACAACTCTAGCCTGAGACAGGAACTTGTTTCCAGGGCAATAGCTATTTTTCAGCAGATGCTCGATCTTTTGCAAGGCAGTTGCATAACAGCACAAAACTGAAACTCTTCCTTATGTCACTGGGTTCCTCTGCCAGAGAAGGATCATGAAAATTCTTTTCCCAGCGAATATTTGGAATAATAGAACAATTAGTACTTGATGTATGGTACAgccaaactgaaaatatttccctgTATACTTGAAGTTTATCATACTGAAATCTGTTTGTGTGGTTCTAACCCTCAAGAAGCTTAGAAAAAGAACTTACAGGTACTATAGGTTAATAGCAAAATCTCCCTCCAGAACAGAGACAACAGTTAcatcaaaacacattttagtTCTCACATTTTGTGTGACTCcttgcaaaatgaaaatggCAATATCCGACCCAGGAATGTACTGAGAGGTACTGAGCAGAAATCAACAGTATGGAGatataattatttatataaacACCCACTCATAACTGTGCTCCTAAATGAAAAACCACTGGGTCTGAGTGTAGGGAAGATGGATTGCAAGGGGTGAAACTAAAAATGGTGACTTTCAGATCCCAGTGTAAGTTGGAAGGGAAGGGGTGTccagggctctggggtgggCTGTATTCCCTCCCAGCAGACTGAGGTTACTGTCACTGGATCACTGAAACCCACAGCTGTGTCTAAAGCACCATCCCAGGTAAACACGATGCCACAGTCCATTCTCCAACTTGATGTGTTTTACACCAGTATGAATTACCTCTACAATCCACAAAATCTACAGAGACTTTGGCTACATAAATAATGAGGGAGGAAAGACACTGATCCCAGAATGATACCAAAATATGTAGTAAAGATGCCCTGGTTAGTGTCACTGCAAACATCTAATACCTGCTGTTATAAGAGACACACACTGATCAGCAATACTGCAGGTATCTAAGACTTGCAGTTAGAGAACTTCAGAAATCAGTCTATTGCTGAAATTTTACTTTCCATTCTTGAGTCTTCTAGAAGGGCCACATTCAGATAGGATTGGTGATTTTCTTGTGAACAAAGGACCAAAGGAAAGTTAAGTTCAAACGATTTTCTTGGCTTCATTGGCATTGTAGGCTTCTCCCTTTAGTTTGCAGCTGACCACGAGTCATAGACAAATTTTGCTGCTACTGCATCTTCAACTGCCATCCCTGAAAAAGAATTGAAGGCACCTTCAGCTGTACCAGTAAAGTAGTTTCACAAGGGAACAGGAAGACACAGGAAATGATCGAACTGGGCAGAACAGGAATTATTCCCCATCCCAAACACCCACAGTGTGACATTCAAGCTCTATTACCATCCTGTAACTGCTGGGGGTGTGCTCTATCTAGTTGATGTCACAGTGGGAATCTGATTTTCAGTGCTCATATCCAAACTTGGCCCTTTCAGAGATGTCAGGCAGCTCAGAGCATGGTAATCCATCTCCACTCTTGCTTTTTCTCCAAACACCAGCCCCACAACCCACTCTCACGTTGTCTGTGGGTCAGACAGACCCCgtgggggcagcagcagggccctggggctggagctgcattAGAAATGCTGCACTCATGTCCTCAACAACTCAAAATACAAAACGTGCTTCCTACTGTTTGCTTGCCTTCCTAGCACTTTTCCTTCCATCAGTCCTGCTacacaaagaaaaagggaaagcaaaagggTAAATGCAAATCACATTCTGCTTCCTTGGGGACAGGGCATGgtcacagcagctctgaagaTGAGCAGCAGCTTTCCCACCCATGGGGGACCTCAGAAATGACAAGGCATTGTTTCCTGTCACATGTGGACACAGGAGGGGCTCTGCTTACCCAACGACTTAAACACTGTTGTTTTCTCAGGCAGGGCAGGTTTTGTCCCATTCAGcacctctcccagctcagcaaaAATCTCTGCCTGTGAAAAAAACACATATTTACACACAACCATTACATTCATAAATGCATTAAGAGAATAAACCCTTTATTTCTCAAATGATTTCAGAAGGCAGAAATCTTCCAGCTCTGCATGCCAGAACTGATTGCTTTCCATGGGGAAGCAGATCAGTATTCAGACAAATAATGGACAAACTGGACACAAATCAGAGGAACAGAATGgtttccaaagaaaaacaactggCAGACTTTCCTCAGTCAGTCAATAGCTTGTTCCTCAGCCAACAAAACACACAGGATCCCACACACATTaccagagctggagctctgaTGTTAAACCTCAAAAGTGTAAATCACATTTGTTCtgcagaaacattaaaaaagaaaaagaaaactccatTCAACCTAAAAGAGTCCCCGTGGTCACATCTGTGCACATCACTGTCACCTTGGCTCGTGTGGTCCCTTCTCCAGAGGCCTGATGGGTCAATCCCACCAAAATCTTGTGGGAAGAAACATACGGGATTTAACAAATGGATTTGAAGAATATTTAAGACAACCAAACAATGTAGGAAAGGGAGGTCTTTCAAAAAACAATCCTTTGTTATCATACACAAAGGCCAGTGCTGAACTCCTGCTACTGTATATCTGCCATTTAGTGGTAGATACAGAAGCTGTGTGGTTTTGTCAAAGACACACAGAAACCTCAGTCTGAGATCTGTTTATCCTTCAACCTGTGCCTGGAAAGTGTTAACAACCACATCTAATGTTCTACAAAGTTTCAGTGCAGGACATCATCAATAACAACTCATTTCCAATCCAATTGCCACAAAAATAAAGCCCATTAATGACAGAATTCTTACCCCTGATAAAATAACATCTCCTGATTCTGTAAGAGCAGCCTCTCTGGAATCCACAAACAGAACGCAATTCTTCATGAGTTCATCATCCAGCTCTCTCCAGTCTGGTCTACTTGCTCCAATAGCTAAGAGAAGAAAACTAATAAACTTGGGAGCAGTGTTTAAATCAAATTCAAACCACATACTGTTCAAAAGACAAAGTAACAATAGTCATTATTATGGAAATGTAATAGACAAAAAATCCAGTATTAGCCATGGAGACTGATAAGACAACAAAAAGAATTCAATATTGGATTTGTCAGTAGAATATCCTTGTCCGCAGACTCTGGGTAACCTTGTAACCTTATAAGCAGTACAAGTTGAGCAGACTATGGGGTTTCACTTATCTGGAGtaactgaaaacaaagcaatgaGCTTAGCCTTTTACACACATCACCAACAGCATTATCAACTTCCTAGAggtttagaaaacaaacaagaaacacaacaaaaaccaaatcaaCCACCCTGTTATACTGTAAttgtatctttttttaaaagttccaCTGTTATGGAAATGTAAATTCTACATTGCGCAAATTCCTCCTCAAACAACACAAATACAGAGGCAAAGAAGGGAGAGAGGTCTTTGTGTCTGTGTTGCTTCAGTGACTGGGGACCTGAATTGATTTGGGTTGTATTTGGGGCTTCCAAGCCATGACACAACACAGACAGCAGCTTTCCATGACAAAGGACTAAATTGAGTTTGAAAAATTGGTAGGATGCTCCTGGAATGTGGGACCTTTCTCCAAATTGGTCCCTTGGAGAAGTTGCTTTTGTCTTATTATTACACTATTTGAAAAGTGCACAAGGTCATCTAACCAGGCCCACAAttactcaaaataaacaaagaggGACATGGCCAGAGACTCCAAACAATTGTGTGGCAACATCATTGCATGGCAGGCAACCACAACAAAAAAGGCAGCCCTGAAACCTCACCATAATTACAGCTCAAATGATGAAGTTCTTAACTCAATTATTGCATCTTTGTAACTAAAGTAAAAAGGCAGATCAATGTCATCAGcccaaaaagaaacagagggaCTTACAAAAGTGGGGCAGAAAACATGACAACAAACAGGGAAATGTCACAAGGAGCACTAACCCCTTGGGAAATACATGTTTGTGTGGGTCATTTCCAAGGAGAGCAAGGTGAGAACAAGTGACAACATGAGGACAAAGGTGCTGCACCACCAGGGAAAATAGCACGACCAATGCTCTAGCAAAAATCTCCTCCTGGAATATGAAGGACTTCTGGCTCCAGCCAAACAGGaagacagagctgggaaaagtGGTCCTCACCAAAGAGGAAAAGTCAAAATGGAAAGAACATTAATTACAAGAAGCACAGGGAACGGCTTTTCAACAGATGTTGATGCTGAGCAGTGTGATAATAAACACATCCTTTGAGCAGTGAAAGCACAGCCTACCATTAATGTGGGCACCTGCCTTCACCCAGGCCCCAGCCAGGATGGGGGCGGTTGCCATGGTGACTGTGACAATCACATCAGCCCCAACAACAGCCTCCTGAGCCGAGGAGCAAACACGCACGGGCCCACGGACAGAGCTGGCAAActtctctgccttctccctgCTGCGATTCCAGATCCTCACCTGCAAGGGCAAAAGGACATAAAAAAACACAGATGAGCTTGGACAATGTCTCCCTGCTGCAACAGAACATTGGTCTCAGTTACCAGTAGACAATTGTCAGCACCCTTCGAGCTGccagtgcaaagcacagcactgggagggctggggaaaCATCAACTTCAACCCAGCCACTCCTGACACAACTTCCTTGCCTGGACTTTATTTATGGCAAATCCTGACACATAACAGAGAGCAATACATTTATCCTGTGAAGATGTGTCCATTACCTCCTTAAATGGGAACAGTTCTGTGAAGATTTCGTAATGGCTGTAGGCTTGAACACCAGCTCCCAAAATGCACAGCACCTCTGCCAAAGGTGGCATTAACAACTGAAAGGGATCACAAATAAAGAGAATGTGTAAGGACAAAAGATTCAGAGATATTACATATACATTTCAAAATGCTACAAGAGACAGCAGTATTGTTACTCATTTTACATAACAAAAGAAGTGGTTTCAGGCAAAAATCTAGTATTGAGTCATATGCATATAAACCAGTATTCAATAATCACCGTGTATTGGGGGTTAATGCAAAGGTAGGATCAATAGCACCAAAGCACATCTTGCTTAATTCCACTTTGGAAATGTCTGACGCTTGAAATTCAGACTTTAGATGCAACAGCATGAATTAGGACAAGTTCTGGGGCCTCAGCACAGTCCAATATTAGTAAAATGTATTACACCCACATGACTGATGAAGTAAGTGTAAAACCATAGTGTTGATGTTTTTCAGTGGCTGAACAAAAAAGGTCTCCCAGGCCCAAAAGCTGCCAGGGCTGAGAGTGGCAGCTGCACACGTAAACTGCGTTGGGAGCCCCACACTGAACCCCCTTTTTTAATTCATTGAAGCCATAAATTACACCACAAGCACATCTTGGCATTGCAAGAGCCATCATACAAATCCATCTAGCATTGTCCAAATAAGGATAGTTCtgaggaagaaagaataaaacccaGTTCTATAGCTGATTTGTGTTTTCTGGTTTAGTTCTTGCCTGTGATTCACCAGTATTTGGCAAAGGGGAACACAGGGCTGCTGCAGTCCAGCCCCAACCTGCCCTTGTGTCTTTTCTGTGCATTCTCTGCGGCCACTCACTCCTGTCTAAAAAGCTTTAGAATTGTCTAGCCTCTCAACACTTATTCTGCTGCAAACAAAGTGAAATAATCTCATTGATCCCATTTTTCAGCAACAACAGCTGAGTTTCATGTTCCTTTCAAAGACTGTGAATCAGTGATTTCAAAGGTTCCTTCCTCAAAAGCCTGGGtctttgaaaagcaaatgcCATAAGGAGGACAGGATGACAACTTCAGAGCTAAACTCAAACACTCCTGAAAATTTCCCAAAATAACACATGGCAATGAAGAATCTGATGTTGAAATCCCCTCAGCAGCCAAGCTCCTCTTAGGACAGTGGAGCCTGGACTGCATAAAAGCCATCACAACTGCCCAAATATAGAATGGCAAAGGTGAATTGAGTTCCTGTAACCTCACTGCCAAGGAGTTCATTGTACATTGAGATGCCCTTTGGTTCAGGAGAAGCTCTTGGGAACAGGTACTTCACTCCAATTTTATGTCACTTTAGCTCCATTGCCATGGATAGAGTTCCCCTGGCATGAAGACTGCCACTAATGAAGTGGTGAGATCAGCCTTCATTGTGATGCAAAGCTGAGGGTGACAAACAACAGTATTTTTCAGCTCTGGCCCTCTTCTTATTGCCTCATCCTTTGGATTGAAGATTAAAACCCTGCTGTGCAATGGATGGGGACTTGCTCTCTTCCTCACATTAGCTGCCCAAGTAAACACAGTTTCAAAAAACCAGAATTAAAACACAACAATTTCCAACTGAAACTGAAGTGATGCAAAGCAACACACAGCCAGATACATCAATACACCTCCCGTCTTTAGACACTGAACTTCATGGCCAGAGAGGGTTATCCGGACACCTTCCAGTGACAACAGGGACActgatggacagacagacacctcTGGACAACTATCCATCTCTACTGGGCATCATCTCTCTTAACAGGACCCACACTGACTCCTGGAAatgtggttttttcctctttctacaGGTCCAGTACAACCCACCTGGCCTGGCCTGAAGGCAGAAGGCATCTGtctaaataaaacagaatgtATCACCACAGCTACATGGCCCAAAACTGTAAAGAGGCATGTTAATACAAacaccaaagaaagaaaattacagagGAAGACACATCAGTAAATTACTAGAAGAGAAACCACAAAAGCATAGCTCAGCTTCCTTGCCCAATCACACACAAAGTCTTAAAGCCAGACATGACTCACTTAAAACACATAACTCTGATTTGAAGTTCTCCTTGAAAGTACATATGTTATCAGAAATATAATGTAAAGCTGTATTTGATGAAAATTTACATGCAATGAAAGCCATTTCCACCATTCCTTCCAGTTACTTTACATCAAACCCCACTAACTCCACCCCACTCAGAGAACACAAGACACACCTTGGTAGCAATGGCAGAAACTGCAGCTGTTCGTTTTGCTGTGATGACACTGCCATCCAGGACctggaaaaaaactcaaacagaTCAAAAGGAACACCTAAAATAGGAATAAACACCGAGCTTTTTCATCCAATTACTCAATGATGTGATATTACAGGTATAAAGGatacacacatataaaagtCAGCAATTACTATTACAGCAACCACAAACCACAGAAAGTCGTGCTGAAACCGTGCAGGTTCTCTGTGTATTCCAGCTCTTCCATGGCATTCCACCAGCACAAACGGAAGGGATGGTCAGAGTTGAGCCACCCCAAAGCCACCCAGCTCCTCATGCACTGCACTTCCCTGGCTCTCCAGCACAGGGAATAGATGGATAGAACTCTGATCCTCTGCACTCCAGTGAGACCAGGGACCACTGCACGCTGCTTCACCATCTGCACTGTCTGGGTCTGTACaaaggggcacagggacccacGGAATTCCTTCCATGTGCATCACACATGGGGCACTCCTGCCTCGATGCATCAGCTACTGCACACAAATAAATCAGGGGGGTTAAAAACTGACAGGTTGGGTAGGAAAGCCCTAGACTGTTTCCATGATAATTTTTGGTcctttaataattatttttacttaaatgaaaatgcaaatcaTTGCTATTCTTAAAAAATTCTTacattctttaaataaataaaataataatgagacACTGAATACAATCACTAA
This genomic window from Pithys albifrons albifrons isolate INPA30051 chromosome 16, PitAlb_v1, whole genome shotgun sequence contains:
- the LOC139679476 gene encoding ketimine reductase mu-crystallin-like, with protein sequence MGSAPPAFIGARDLEQHLPRASLLLPALEAALGNFSAGAEGGVEQPLRTVLAVRGHGGYLGVMPAYSAADDALITKLVTFYEHLKDSSAPSHQATVLLFDPRDGTLRAVLDGSVITAKRTAAVSAIATKLLMPPLAEVLCILGAGVQAYSHYEIFTELFPFKEVRIWNRSREKAEKFASSVRGPVRVCSSAQEAVVGADVIVTVTMATAPILAGAWVKAGAHINAIGASRPDWRELDDELMKNCVLFVDSREAALTESGDVILSGAEIFAELGEVLNGTKPALPEKTTVFKSLGMAVEDAVAAKFVYDSWSAAN